CCCCCACGGTCGTCCGCTACCCCAAGGGTGCGATGGGCGACCCGCTGCCCGCGGTCGACGACGTCGACGGGATCGACGTGCTCGCGCGCCACGACGGTGCGGACGCCGAGGCGCGGTCCGTGCTCGTCGTCGGCGTCGGGGCGATGGCGGCGACCGCCGTCGCGACGGGCGAGCTGCTCGCGGCGCACGGCCTGCGCGTGACCGTCGTCGACCCGCGCTGGGTGCTGCCGGTGCCGACCGCGCTGACCAAGCTCGCGGGCGAGCACGACCACGTCGTGACGGTCGAGGACGGGCTCGTGGACGGTGGGATCGGCGCGCTGCTCGGGCAGCGCTGCACCGACGTCGGCGTGCACACGCCCGTGCAGGCGGTCGGCATCCCGCGCCGGTTCCTCGACCACGCGTCGCGCGACCAGCTCGTCGGCGAGCTGCGGCTGGGGCCGAACGACGTCGCGCGGGACGTGCTCACGGCCCTCGGCCGGGTGCCCGGACCGGGGCAGTAGCGCACGTCACAGCGGCCCTCGCGGGGGCCGGGGCGAAGGTCCCAAGACATCCCATCACTTGCTCCATAGGTTCGAGTTATCGACCCGCACGGAGGAGCGAAGATGTCCACCACCGCAGTCCCCGCCACCGCCCACGACGAGGCCACCACCCCGGCCGCGTGGACCGGCTTCGTCATCGGCCCCTGGGCCGACCATGTCGACGTGCGGGACTTCATCCAGCGCAACTACACGCCCTACGAGGGTGACAGCGCGTTCCTCGCGGGCCCGACCGCCCGCACGACGCGCATCTGGGACCGCCTGAGCGCGATGTTCCCGGCCGAGCGCGAGAAGGGCGTCTACGACGTCGACGCGAAGACCCCGTCCACGATCACGTCGCACGCCCCCGGCTACATCGCGAAGGACGACGAGATCATCGTCGGCCTCCAGACCGACGCCCCGCTCAAGCGCGCGATCATGCCCAACGGCGGCTACCGGATGGTCGAGAAGTCGCTCGAGACCTACGGCTACGAGCCCGACCCGATCGTCTCCGAGATCTTCAGCAAGTACCGCAAGACGCACAACGACGGCGTCTTCGACGTCTACCCGCCGGCCGTGCGCGCCGCGCGCTCGTCCCACATCATCACGGGCCTGCCCGACGCCTACGGCCGCGGCCGGATCATCGGCGACTACCGCCGCGTCGCCCTGTACGGCGTCGACGCGCTCATCGCCGCCAAGAAGCTCGAGCGTGCCGAGCTCGACATGGAGCGCTCCGTCGAGGACGTCATCCGCGACCGCGAGGAGAACGCGGAGCAGATCCGCGCGCTCAACGAGCTCAAGCAGATGGCCGCGTCCTACGGGTACGACATCTCCGGCCCGGCGACGACCGGCCGCGAGGCCGTGCAGTGGCTGTACTTCGCGTACCTCGCCGCCGTGAAGGAGCAGAACGGCGCCGCGATGTCGCTCGGCCGGACGTCGACCTTCCTCGACATCTACCTGCAGCGCGACCTCGAGGCCGGCATCCTCACGGAGGAGCAGGCGCAGGAGATCATCGACGACTTCGTCGTGAAGCTGCGGATCGTGCGCTTCCTGCGCACCCCCGAGTACGACGCGCTCTTCTCGGGCGACCCCACCTGGGTGACCGAGTCGATCGGCGGCATGGGCGAGGACGGGCGCACGCTCGTCACGAAGACGTCGTTCCGCTACCTGCAGACGCTCTACAACCTGGGCCCGGCGCCCGAGCCGAACATGACCGTGTTCTGGAGCGACAGCCTCCCGGCCGGGTTCAAGGCGTACTGCGCGCAGGTGTCGATCGACACGAGCGCCGTGCAGTACGAGTCCGACGAGCTCATCCGCAACGACTGGGGCGACGACGCGGCCATCGCGTGCTGCGTGTCCCCGATGCGCGTCGGCAAGCAGATGCAGTTCTTTGGTGCTCGCGTGAACCTCGCGAAGGCGCTGCTCTACGCGATCAACGGCGGCCGCGACGAGGTCTCCGGCAAGCAGGTCGCGCCGGTCACCGCGCCCGTCGAGGGCGACGTGCTCGACTACGACGACGTCATGGCGAAGTTCGACAAGACGATGGACTGGCTGGCCCAGACCTACGTCGACGCGCTCAACTGCGTGCACTACATGCACGACAAGTACGCGTACGAGCGCATCGAGATGGCGCTGCACGACCGCGAGATCCTGCGGACCCTGGCCTGCGGCATCGCCGGCCTGTCGGTCGTCGCCGACTCGCTGTCCGCGATCAAGTACGCCAAGGTCACGGCGCTGCGCACGACGGACGGCCTCGTCACCGAGTACGCGATCGACGGCGACTTCCCGACGTACGGCAACGACGACGACCGCGCCGACGACATCGCGGTGTGGATCGTCAACACGTTCATGGAGAAGATCCGGCAGTACCCGACGTACCGGAAGGCGCTGCACACGCAGTCCGTCCTGACGATCACGTCGAACGTCGTCTACGGCAAGGCCACCGGCTCGACCCCCGACGGCCGCCGCGCGGGCGAGCCGTTCGCCCCGGGTGCCAACCCGATGAACGGGCGCGACTCGCACGGCATGCTCGCCTCGGCGCTGTCCGTCGCGAAGCTGCCCTACTCGCAGTCGCAGGACGGCATCTCGCTCACGTCGTCGGTCGTGCCCTCGGGCCTCGGCCGCACGCGTGAGGAGCAGGTGACGAACCTGGTCGGTCTGCTCGACGCGTACACGCTGTCGAACGGCTACCACATGAACGTCAACGTCCTGAACCGCGAGACCTTGCTCGACGCGATGGAGCACCCGGAGAACTACCCGCAGCTCACCATCCGCGTCTCGGGCTACGCCGTGAACTTCGTGCGGCTGACCCGCGAGCAGCAGCTCGACGTCCTGTCCCGGACGTTCCACGGCGCGGTCTGACCGACGCCGCACCCGCACGCACCCGTAGCAGTCCCGGCACCGAGGAGCACGACGATGACGACCCAGACCGAGCAGCGGAGCACCGGCGCCCCCGTGGTGGCGCTCGGCGCGCCGCTGGTCGGCGGGTCGCACGAGCGGGCCCACGGTGCCGGGACCGCCGGTCTCACCGAGGTCGAGGCCGAGCGGTCCGCGCGGCTCGCCGCGGTGCGGGCCGGTGACGTCGGGTCCGTGCACTCGTGGGAGCTCGTCACGGCGGTCGACGGTCCCGGGACGCGCCTCACGGTCTTCCTCGCCGGGTGCCCGCTGCGGTGCCTGTACTGCCACAACCCCGACACGATGGAGATGCGCCGCGGCACCGACGTCGCCGCCGACGACCTGCTCAAGCGCGTGCAGCGCTACCGCGGCGTCATGAAGGCGACCGGCGGCGGCCTCACGATCTCGGGCGGTGAGCCGCTCATGCAGCCCGCGTTCGTGCGCCGCCTGCTGCGCGGCGCGAAGGCGATGGACGTGCACACCGCGATCGACACGTCCGGCTTCCTCGGCACGCACCTGTCGGACGCGATGCTGAACGACGTCGACCTCGTCCTGCTCGACGTGAAGTCGGGCATCCCCGAGACCTACCGCAAGGTCACCGGTCAGGACCTGGCTCCGACCCTGGCGTTCGGCCGCCGGCTCGCCGACCGTGGCACCCGGACCTGGATCCGGTTCGTCCTCGTCCCGGGCCTCACCGACGCGGTCGAGAACGTCGACGCCGTCGCCGACTACGTCGCGTCGCTGGGCGAGTGCGTCGAGCGCGTCGAGGTCCTGCCGTTCCACCAGATGGGCCGCGACAAGTGGGCCGAGCTCGGCATGAGGTACGAGCTCGACGACGTCGAGCCGCCGTCGCCCGAGCTCGTCGAGCGCGTGCGCGACCAGTTCCGCGCCCGCGGTCTCACCACCTTCTGACCGGGGCGGCCCCGGGCGGGCTCTGGCAGGCTGGCGGGACCACTCCCGAGCCGTGAGGAGACCCCCGTGCGCAGCGCGATGTTCGGCACCAGCCTCGAGGCCGCGACCACCGACCGGTTCGCGCTCCAGAACGACAAGATGCTGCGCGTGCACCTCGACGGCGAGGTGTTCGCACGGCAGGGGTCGATGGTCGCCTACCAGGGCGACATGAGCTTCGCCCACCAGGGGTCCGGTGGCGTGCAGAAGTTCCTCAAGAAGGCCTTCACGGGCGAGGGTGTCCCGCTCATGAAGGTGACCGGGCGCGGCGACCTGTTCCTCGCCGACGACGCGTCCGAGGTGCACGTCGTCACGCTGGAGGGCGACTCGATCACCGTCAGCGGGCGCAACGTGCTCGCGTTCGACACCTCGTTGCAGTGGGACATCCGCCGTGTCGAGGGTGCCTCGATGATGGCCGGTGGGCTGTTCAACACCGTGTTCACCGGGGTCGGCCAGCTCGCGATCACGTCGTTCGGCCCGCCCGTGATCCTGAACGTCGACCAGCCCACCTTCGCCGACGCGCAGTCCGCGATCGCGTGGTCGTCCACCCTGCAGACCGCGGCGAAGTCGTCGATGTCGGCGGGAGCGCTCGTGGGACGCGGGTCGGGCGAGGCGCTGCAGATCGCGTTCTCCGGGCAGGGGTTCGTCATCGTGCAGGCCAGCGAGGGCCCGCGGATCGTGCAGCAGAACGGCTGACGCCCCGCCGGGGCGCGGCGGGGCGTCAGAACGCCGCGATCGTGCCGGGCGCGCGCTGCGGGCGGGACAGCGTCCGGACCAGTGCGTCCTGGCCGTGCCGGCGCAGCGCGAGGTCGGACAGCAGGCGCACGACGGGCACGACCGTCGCGGCGTCGAACTGCGGCGTCGGCAGCCCGACGCTGGACGCCAGGTCGTCGCTGTGCACGACGATCTCCATGAGCCGCGTGACGAGGAAGTCGTCGGTCGCGAGCGCGGCACCCGTCCAGGGCAGCAGGACGACCTCGGGCGCGGCCGCGAGGACGCCGTCGAGGCGTCCCAGGATCTCCCCGGCCTCGGTGGACAGCGCCTCGGGGCCGACCGCCGCCTCCTCCTCGGAGCGCGTGCGCACGCCGACGTTCGCCGGCCCGTCGAGGTCCTGCTGGATCCACGCGGCGCGCGCGTAGTGCTCGTCGACGGTGATCGGCTCGACGTCCGCCGCCGGGCCGGTGAGCACCTCGACCACCCGCAGCGGCTGGACGACGAGGTGCCGCGCGAGCGCGCCGACGCTCATGCCGGCGCACGACGACTCGTCGTCCCACGCGGCGGCGACCTCGGGCCGCGCGACGAGGTCCACGAGCAGGCGGGTCGCGGGAACGAGGGCGGTCCGGTCGAGGTCACCGGCGAAGGTCAGGGGCGGCAGCGTGATCGGCACGTCGCCCACCCTCGCGCACGCCGCCGACCTGGTGCAACGCGCGTCCCGGTCCGGGCACGACGGAGGCCCGCGACCGGCTGTCGGGGACGAGCAGCCGGTCGCGGGCCTCGGGGACGTCAGCGCGTCGGGACGTTCGCCACGCCGTCGGGCAGGAGCCGGCGGCCGAGGACCTTCTCGCTGTAGCCGGTGCGGTCCAGGTACGGCGTGATGCCGCCGAGGTGGAACCCCCAGCCGGCGCCGAGGATCATGCACAGGTCGATCTGCTGCGGCGTGGCCACGACGCCCTCGTCGAGCATGTGCCCGACCTCGACGGTGAGCGCCGTGAGGACGGCGTCGAGCACGCCGATCTCGTCGAGCGGCGACGCGGCCGGCTCGATCTCGCGCGCCTCGTCGAAGACCGCCTGGATCGCCGGGTTCACGGGCTTCGGGAGGCCCTTGGCCGGTGCGTCGAGCACGACGCGCGTGCCGTCCGCGACGAGCTTCTCGAGGCCCGGCGAGCGCGGGAACCGGTCGCCCAGGTCCTCGCGCAGCGACGTCAGCACGTGCAGGCCGACCGCCGGCCCGACGAGGTCGAACAGCTCGAACGGCGGCATCGGCAGGCCGAGCGGCCGCAGCGCGCGGTCGGCGACCTCGACGGGCGTACCGTGCTCGACCGCGTCGACGATCACGCCGAGCAGCAGCACGAGCAGTCGGTTGACGACGAAGCCGGGCCGGTCGGCGACGAGCACCGCGGTCTTGCGGAGCTTCGTGACGACCGCGAACCCGGTGGCGAGCGCCTCGGCGGACGTGTGCTCGGCCTGCACGACCTCGACCAGCGGCATCGCGGCCACGGGGTTGAAGAAGTGCAGCCCGACCACCCGCTCGGGGTGCTGCAGGTCGGCCGCCATGGCGCTCACGGACAGCGCCGACGTGTTGGTCGCGAGGATCGTCGTCGGTGCGACGACGCCCTCGAGCTCGGCGAACACCCGCTTCTTGAGGTCGAGGATCTCGGTGACCGCCTCGATCACGAGGTCGCACGACGCGAGGTCGTGCAGGTCGGTCGTGCCGGTGATCGCACCGAGGGCGCGCGCACCCGCCGACTCGCTCATCCGCCCGGTCGACACGAGACGCTCGACGGTGCTGCGGACGGCCGCGAGACCCTTCTCGACGCGCTCGTCGTCCAGGTCGCGCATGACGACCGGCACGCCGAGCCGCTGCGAGAACAGCAGCGCGATCTGCGCGGCCATGAGCCCCGCGCCGACGATGCCGACGCGCGTGACGGGCTGCGCGAGCGACGCGTCGGGTGCGCCGACGGGCTTCTTGCCGCCCGAGACCAGGCCGAACGCGTACACGCACGCCCGCATCTCGTCGCTCATGATGAGGTCGGCGAGCGCGTCGTCCTCGGCGGCGAACGCCTCCTCGCGGCTGGCCGTCCGCGCGGCGGCGACGAGGTCGAGCGCGCGGTACGGCGCGGGCCGCGAGCCGTGCACGACGGCGTCGAGCCGCTGGCGGGCCGCCGCGACGACGCCGTCCCACAGCGGCTCGGGGTCGAGCGGGCGACGCTCGACGACGACCTCGCCCGACAGCACGCGCGCCGCCCACCGGACCGACTCCTCGAGGAAGTCGGCCGGGTCGAGCACGACGTCGACGAGCCCGATCTGCGCCGCCTCACCGGCCGCGAACGGCTTGTTGGCAGCGGGTCGCGTGAGGATGACGTCGAGCGCCTTCTCGACGCCGACCAGGCGGGGCACGATGTACGCCCCGCCCCAGCCGGGGACGAGCCCGAGGCCCGTCTCGGGAAGCGCGAGCGCGCGCACGTCGGACGCCACCGTGCGGTAGTCGCAGTTCAGCGCGAGCTCGAGGCCGCCACCGAGCGCGACGCCGTTGACGAACGCGAACGTCGGGACGCCCATGTCGTGCAGCAGCCCGTACGCGGCATGACCGCCCCGGCCGAGCTCGAGCGCCGTGTCGCGGTCGGTCACGGTCGTGACCTGCGTGAGGTCGGCGCCGGCCGCCAGGAAGTACGGCTTGCCCGTGACGGCGACGGCCTGCACCTCGCCCGCACGGACGCGCTCGCGGACGGTCGTGAGGGCCGCGGTCAGCTCGGCGATGCCGAGCGGGCCGAGCGTCGTCGGCTTGGTGTGGTCGAGGCCGTTGTCGATCGTGACGAGCGCGAGCGTGCCGGCACCGCCGGGCAGGCTCACGTCCCGGACGAGGGCGTGCGAGACGCGCTCGGCGCGGGGCTGCGGGGCGTCGGGGGTCGTGCTCACTGCTGGCCTCCGTCGGTCGCGACGTACTCGGGGTGGTGGGGGTTCTCCCAGACGACGGTGCCGCCCTGGCCGAGGCCGACGCACATCGTCGTGAGGCCGTACCGGACCTCGGGGTGCTCCTCGAACTGGCGCGCGAGCTGCGTCATGAGCCGCACGCCCGACGACGCGAGCGGGTGGCCGACGGCGATCGCGCCGCCGTACGGGTTGACGCGCGGGTCGTCGTCGGCGATCCCGAACGCGTCGAGGAACGCGAGCACCTGCACCGCGAACGCCTCGTTGATCTCGAACAGGCCGATGTCGTCGATCGTGAGGCCCGCCCGGTCGAGCGCCTTGCGCGTGGCCGGCACCGGACCGACGCCCATGATCTCGGGCTCGACGCCCGCGTACGCGAACGAGACGAGCCGCATGCGCGGGGTGAGGCCGAGGTCGGCGGCGGTGTCCTCCGCGGCGAGCAGGCACGACGCGGCACCGTCGGTGAGGGGTGCGGACGTGCCGGCGGTGACGCGGCCGCCCGGGCGGAACGGCGTCGGCAGCGCGGCGATGCCCTCGACGGTCGTGCCGGGTCGCGGCGGCTCGTCGGCGGTCGCCAGGCCCCAGCCGCGCTCGGGGTCGCGCAGCGCGACGGGCACGAGGTCCGGGTCGATCTGCCCGGCGGCGAGCGCGGCGGCGTACTTGGCCTGGCTCGCGGCGCCGTACGCGTCGGCGCGGTCGCGCGTGAGCTGCGGGAACCGGTCGTGCAGGTTCTCGGCGGTCACGCCCATGTTGAGGGCGTCGGGCGCGACGAGCTTCTCGGACAGGAACCGCGGGTTGGGGTCGGCGTCGAAGCCCATGGGGTGGTGGCCCATGTGCTCGACGCCGCCGGCGATCGCGACGTCCTGCGCCCCGATGCCGATGGTCGCGGCGACGTTGGTCACGGCGGTCATCGCGCCCGCGCACATGCGGTCGACCGCGTAGCCGGGCACGGTGCGGGGGAGTCCGGCGAGGACGCCGACGGTGCGGCCCAGGGTCAGGCCCTGGTCGCCCTGCTGGGTGGTCGCGGCGATCGCGACCTCGTCGACGCGCTCGGCCGGCAGCTCGGGGTGGCGGCGCAGGAGCTCGCGCACGGTCTTGACGACGAGGTCGTCGGCGCGGGTGTGGGCGTAGAGCCCGTCCTTGCGCGCGCGGCCGAACGGGGTGCGGACCCCGTCGACGAAGACGACGCGGCGGGCGACGGGCGGTCGGGCGGATGCGGTCGGCATCGGGCCTCCAGGCGTGGACGACGGTGTCCGGTCACGGGTGCGGGTCCCGCCGGGACGGGACCGCTGGGGCCGACGCTACCGGGACCTAGGTCCTACGTCAGCCGAAGTTACCGAAGAGTAACACCGCGCCTGGTGGCGGTCCTCAGTCCGTCGGCAGCGCCGCGAACGCCGCGGCGAGCCGGTCCGCCAGCAGCTCGACCTGCCAGGCCCGGGCGCCACCGGCCGTGAGCGCCTCCGCGATCGACGCCGCCTCGAGCGACCGCGGCGGCGCCCAGCACAGGCGGCGCAGCAGGTCGGGCTGCAGCAGGTTCTCGGCCGGCACGGCGTGCGTCGCGGACAGGTCCGCCACGACGTCACGCGCCGCGGCGAGCCGTGCGGCGGCCGCGGGGTCCTTGTCCGCCCAGGCGCGCGGCGGCGGAGGAGCGTCGCTCTTCGGGCCCCGGACCGAGGGCAGCTCGGAGTCGGGGAGCGCGAGACCGCGGTCGATCGCCTGCTGCCACAGCGTCGCGCGGCGCCGGGTGCCCTTGCCCGAGAACGCGGGCAGCGCCGTGAGCTGCGGCACCGAGCGCGGCAGCGCCTGCGCGGCCGCGACGATCGCGGCGTCCGGCAGCACCCTCCCGGGGGAGATGTCGCGCTGGCGGGCGTTCTGGTCGCGCGTCTGCCACAGCTCCCGGACGACGGCCAGCCGGCGCGCGTCGCGGATCTGGTGCAGGCCCGACACACGGCGCCACGGCTCGACGCGCGGGGGCGGCGGCGGGGCGGTGCGGACGGCCTCGAACTCCTGTGCGGCCCACTCGGCCTTGCCGGCGACGGCGAGCCGCTCGGCCAGCACGGTGCGCAGCTCGACGAGGACCTCGACGTCGAGCGCGGCGTACCGCAGCCACTCGGGGGGCAGCGGCCGTGTCGACCAGTCGACCGCCGAGTGCTCCTTCGCGAGCCCCAGCCCGAGCGCGTCCGCGACGACCGCGGCCAGCCCCACGCGTTCCATGCCCAGCAGGCGAGCGCCGAGCTCGGTGTCGAAGATGCGCGTCGGACGCATCCCCTGCTCGACGAGCCCCGGAAGGTCCTGCGACGCGGCGTGCAGCACCCACTCGACACCCACCAGGGCGTCGGACAGTGCCGACAGGTCGGGCAGGGCGATCGGGTCGATCAGCGCGGTGCCCGCACCCTCGCGGCGGAGCTGGACGAGGTAGGTCCGCTGTCCGTAGCGGTAGCCCGACGCGCGTTCGGCGTCGACCGCGACCGGACCGGTGCCGGCCCCGAACGCCGCGACGACGCGCGCGAGCTCCTCGGGGGTCTCGACCACGTGCGGGACGCCGTCGGCGGGCTCGGTGAGCGGGACGACCGTCGGCTCGACGACGACGACGTCGTCGGTGGCGGTCGGGGCGGGCAGGTCGCCGTGCGGGTGGGCGGTGTCGCCCCCCGTGGTGGGGAGGTCGTCGGACACCTCGGAGTGCATGTGGTCCACCGTATGCGACGGCGCAGGCGCGTCCGCGCAGGCGGGCCGTGGTGCGCCGCACGTCACTCGCGCGCCCGCGCCGGGCCGGCGGCGGGGGGAGTGCGCCGGACCCGTGCGGGGGTCAGTCGAGGACGCCGCCGCGGATCGAGATCGCGACGAGCTCCGCGCGGTCACCCGTGCCGAGCTTGCGGGAGATGCGCGCCAGGTGGCTCTTCACGGTGAGCGCGGACAGGCCGAGCTCCTCACCGATGAGGCGGTTCGAGCGACCGTCCGCGACCAGGCGCAGGACGCTGACCTCGCGTGCCGTGAGCTCGGGCAGCGTCGGGGGCGCCGGAGCCGGCGCCGGCTGGCGCGGCACGCTCGACGCGGTCTGCCCCGCGACCGCTCCGCGCAGGCCGCCCTGCAGCAGCACCGAGAGCTCCGTGCGGCTCGCACGACGCGTGAGGACCACGACCCGCGGGGCTCCGCGGCGGCGCAGGTTCTGCACGAGCGCCACACCGTCGCCGTCGGCGATCTCCGACACGACGACGCACATCTGCTGCGGCGGCGTCGCCGGGCGTCGGGTCGTCGGCACGGTCGTCCGGACGGCGACCCGGCGGAGCGGGGCGACGTCGCGGCGGAGGGGCTCGATGCTCACGTCCCTCTCATCGGACGCGCCAGGGGTCCACTTGAGTGAACGCGGGGCACGGATCCGCGACAGGTTCG
The sequence above is a segment of the Cellulomonas fimi genome. Coding sequences within it:
- a CDS encoding 3-hydroxyacyl-CoA dehydrogenase NAD-binding domain-containing protein, producing MSTTPDAPQPRAERVSHALVRDVSLPGGAGTLALVTIDNGLDHTKPTTLGPLGIAELTAALTTVRERVRAGEVQAVAVTGKPYFLAAGADLTQVTTVTDRDTALELGRGGHAAYGLLHDMGVPTFAFVNGVALGGGLELALNCDYRTVASDVRALALPETGLGLVPGWGGAYIVPRLVGVEKALDVILTRPAANKPFAAGEAAQIGLVDVVLDPADFLEESVRWAARVLSGEVVVERRPLDPEPLWDGVVAAARQRLDAVVHGSRPAPYRALDLVAAARTASREEAFAAEDDALADLIMSDEMRACVYAFGLVSGGKKPVGAPDASLAQPVTRVGIVGAGLMAAQIALLFSQRLGVPVVMRDLDDERVEKGLAAVRSTVERLVSTGRMSESAGARALGAITGTTDLHDLASCDLVIEAVTEILDLKKRVFAELEGVVAPTTILATNTSALSVSAMAADLQHPERVVGLHFFNPVAAMPLVEVVQAEHTSAEALATGFAVVTKLRKTAVLVADRPGFVVNRLLVLLLGVIVDAVEHGTPVEVADRALRPLGLPMPPFELFDLVGPAVGLHVLTSLREDLGDRFPRSPGLEKLVADGTRVVLDAPAKGLPKPVNPAIQAVFDEAREIEPAASPLDEIGVLDAVLTALTVEVGHMLDEGVVATPQQIDLCMILGAGWGFHLGGITPYLDRTGYSEKVLGRRLLPDGVANVPTR
- a CDS encoding AIM24 family protein, whose translation is MRSAMFGTSLEAATTDRFALQNDKMLRVHLDGEVFARQGSMVAYQGDMSFAHQGSGGVQKFLKKAFTGEGVPLMKVTGRGDLFLADDASEVHVVTLEGDSITVSGRNVLAFDTSLQWDIRRVEGASMMAGGLFNTVFTGVGQLAITSFGPPVILNVDQPTFADAQSAIAWSSTLQTAAKSSMSAGALVGRGSGEALQIAFSGQGFVIVQASEGPRIVQQNG
- a CDS encoding thiolase family protein yields the protein MPTASARPPVARRVVFVDGVRTPFGRARKDGLYAHTRADDLVVKTVRELLRRHPELPAERVDEVAIAATTQQGDQGLTLGRTVGVLAGLPRTVPGYAVDRMCAGAMTAVTNVAATIGIGAQDVAIAGGVEHMGHHPMGFDADPNPRFLSEKLVAPDALNMGVTAENLHDRFPQLTRDRADAYGAASQAKYAAALAAGQIDPDLVPVALRDPERGWGLATADEPPRPGTTVEGIAALPTPFRPGGRVTAGTSAPLTDGAASCLLAAEDTAADLGLTPRMRLVSFAYAGVEPEIMGVGPVPATRKALDRAGLTIDDIGLFEINEAFAVQVLAFLDAFGIADDDPRVNPYGGAIAVGHPLASSGVRLMTQLARQFEEHPEVRYGLTTMCVGLGQGGTVVWENPHHPEYVATDGGQQ
- a CDS encoding ribonuclease D, which codes for MHSEVSDDLPTTGGDTAHPHGDLPAPTATDDVVVVEPTVVPLTEPADGVPHVVETPEELARVVAAFGAGTGPVAVDAERASGYRYGQRTYLVQLRREGAGTALIDPIALPDLSALSDALVGVEWVLHAASQDLPGLVEQGMRPTRIFDTELGARLLGMERVGLAAVVADALGLGLAKEHSAVDWSTRPLPPEWLRYAALDVEVLVELRTVLAERLAVAGKAEWAAQEFEAVRTAPPPPPRVEPWRRVSGLHQIRDARRLAVVRELWQTRDQNARQRDISPGRVLPDAAIVAAAQALPRSVPQLTALPAFSGKGTRRRATLWQQAIDRGLALPDSELPSVRGPKSDAPPPPRAWADKDPAAAARLAAARDVVADLSATHAVPAENLLQPDLLRRLCWAPPRSLEAASIAEALTAGGARAWQVELLADRLAAAFAALPTD
- the pflA gene encoding pyruvate formate-lyase-activating protein; translation: MTTQTEQRSTGAPVVALGAPLVGGSHERAHGAGTAGLTEVEAERSARLAAVRAGDVGSVHSWELVTAVDGPGTRLTVFLAGCPLRCLYCHNPDTMEMRRGTDVAADDLLKRVQRYRGVMKATGGGLTISGGEPLMQPAFVRRLLRGAKAMDVHTAIDTSGFLGTHLSDAMLNDVDLVLLDVKSGIPETYRKVTGQDLAPTLAFGRRLADRGTRTWIRFVLVPGLTDAVENVDAVADYVASLGECVERVEVLPFHQMGRDKWAELGMRYELDDVEPPSPELVERVRDQFRARGLTTF
- a CDS encoding maleylpyruvate isomerase N-terminal domain-containing protein; protein product: MPITLPPLTFAGDLDRTALVPATRLLVDLVARPEVAAAWDDESSCAGMSVGALARHLVVQPLRVVEVLTGPAADVEPITVDEHYARAAWIQQDLDGPANVGVRTRSEEEAAVGPEALSTEAGEILGRLDGVLAAAPEVVLLPWTGAALATDDFLVTRLMEIVVHSDDLASSVGLPTPQFDAATVVPVVRLLSDLALRRHGQDALVRTLSRPQRAPGTIAAF
- a CDS encoding LuxR C-terminal-related transcriptional regulator, with product MSIEPLRRDVAPLRRVAVRTTVPTTRRPATPPQQMCVVVSEIADGDGVALVQNLRRRGAPRVVVLTRRASRTELSVLLQGGLRGAVAGQTASSVPRQPAPAPAPPTLPELTAREVSVLRLVADGRSNRLIGEELGLSALTVKSHLARISRKLGTGDRAELVAISIRGGVLD
- the pflB gene encoding formate C-acetyltransferase, whose translation is MSTTAVPATAHDEATTPAAWTGFVIGPWADHVDVRDFIQRNYTPYEGDSAFLAGPTARTTRIWDRLSAMFPAEREKGVYDVDAKTPSTITSHAPGYIAKDDEIIVGLQTDAPLKRAIMPNGGYRMVEKSLETYGYEPDPIVSEIFSKYRKTHNDGVFDVYPPAVRAARSSHIITGLPDAYGRGRIIGDYRRVALYGVDALIAAKKLERAELDMERSVEDVIRDREENAEQIRALNELKQMAASYGYDISGPATTGREAVQWLYFAYLAAVKEQNGAAMSLGRTSTFLDIYLQRDLEAGILTEEQAQEIIDDFVVKLRIVRFLRTPEYDALFSGDPTWVTESIGGMGEDGRTLVTKTSFRYLQTLYNLGPAPEPNMTVFWSDSLPAGFKAYCAQVSIDTSAVQYESDELIRNDWGDDAAIACCVSPMRVGKQMQFFGARVNLAKALLYAINGGRDEVSGKQVAPVTAPVEGDVLDYDDVMAKFDKTMDWLAQTYVDALNCVHYMHDKYAYERIEMALHDREILRTLACGIAGLSVVADSLSAIKYAKVTALRTTDGLVTEYAIDGDFPTYGNDDDRADDIAVWIVNTFMEKIRQYPTYRKALHTQSVLTITSNVVYGKATGSTPDGRRAGEPFAPGANPMNGRDSHGMLASALSVAKLPYSQSQDGISLTSSVVPSGLGRTREEQVTNLVGLLDAYTLSNGYHMNVNVLNRETLLDAMEHPENYPQLTIRVSGYAVNFVRLTREQQLDVLSRTFHGAV